In the genome of Telluria beijingensis, one region contains:
- a CDS encoding alginate lyase family protein yields the protein MRYLFPSCLGLLLSPAAFACTPAPPPVHDIDANRYYVDAHRSIPDPVLKARNEAAVKPVNDYLGTIARAASDWQAGRDPDGARCALAWLEAWAGHNAMLGTMTTQQSYYTRKWTLGGLALSYARVRPAAAPGQREAIDAWLRRLADVTIDHAEQHKGVRNNHYYWEGLAVTAVGGVTGDVRYLDWGRKVFRHAMGQVQPDGSLPLEVARAGKALSYHLYSAAPLVMMASILEQDDPALERLLKFSVGNVADPAPLERMAGAPQEMPSRVPGWIAIHERRSGQRLAPEAPPADNWDARMGGDRSLVNPLEHPRRG from the coding sequence ATGCGCTACCTGTTCCCATCCTGCCTGGGCCTGCTGCTGTCGCCCGCTGCCTTCGCCTGTACGCCGGCGCCGCCGCCCGTGCACGATATCGACGCCAACCGTTACTACGTCGACGCCCACCGCTCGATTCCCGACCCGGTGCTCAAGGCCCGCAACGAAGCGGCGGTCAAGCCGGTCAACGATTACCTTGGCACCATCGCGCGCGCCGCCAGCGACTGGCAGGCCGGGCGCGATCCCGACGGCGCGCGCTGCGCCCTGGCCTGGCTGGAGGCCTGGGCCGGGCACAACGCCATGCTCGGCACGATGACCACCCAACAGTCGTACTACACGCGCAAATGGACGCTGGGCGGCCTGGCGCTGAGCTATGCGCGGGTGCGGCCTGCGGCCGCTCCAGGCCAGCGCGAGGCCATCGACGCCTGGCTGCGCCGGCTGGCCGACGTCACCATCGACCACGCCGAGCAGCACAAGGGCGTGCGCAACAACCACTATTACTGGGAAGGGCTGGCGGTGACGGCGGTGGGCGGCGTCACCGGGGACGTGCGCTACCTGGACTGGGGCCGTAAGGTGTTCCGCCACGCGATGGGCCAGGTGCAGCCGGACGGCTCGCTGCCGCTGGAGGTGGCGCGCGCCGGCAAGGCGCTCAGCTACCACCTGTATTCGGCGGCGCCGCTGGTGATGATGGCTTCGATCCTCGAGCAGGACGACCCGGCCCTGGAGCGGCTGCTGAAGTTCTCGGTCGGGAACGTGGCCGACCCGGCGCCGCTCGAACGCATGGCCGGTGCGCCTCAGGAGATGCCGTCGCGGGTGCCGGGCTGGATCGCGATCCACGAACGTCGCAGCGGCCAGCGCCTCGCGCCCGAAGCGCCGCCGGCGGACAACTGGGATGCGCGCATGGGGGGCGACCGTAGCCTGGTCAATCCGCTCGAGCATCCGCGCCGCGGGTGA
- a CDS encoding tetratricopeptide repeat-containing response regulator, with amino-acid sequence MNTPSAMPTPTPAPTAAPAVSKPKVLEEIDWASKQYLIVDDFVGIRQLLRESLRSLGARNIDQASSGGEAMGLLNKLRYDVVLCDYNLGEGKNGQQVLEEARMRQLLMPSSVFVMVSAEKSVESVMGAAEHQPDAYLVKPITEGVLLTRLNRVWRRKQIFRLIDQAFIEKDYLRAARLCDEQIAANRVHEIELLRMKARMLERSGQPARAREVYEKVLAQREYHWARAGLGKIRMADGDFEQARQMFQTVIAENRHYIDAYDQLARAYQGMGQHEEAAAVLERAAKLSPNSVPRQRHLGQAALRLGNVPMAEKAFRKCLVIGEYSIRKAPDDYLGLARVCGLKGNTKDALQLLLLAQREFGSEHEHMVLRAKITEGHVYHESGDYLNARRAGDELEGMLQADPKRPGTAICIEMATLLFAVGVKGTPNEVLAHVIRNNHDNTLLQDEVQKIFDRARLPDEGAQIIRTARKEAVDLMNQGVVLWKTGKLPDAVQWMRKARERLPDNVRVLFNAVQILISHMQQRGYDPELELEAREVLEHVDKLQPGQQRFAQLMEQLGALQPKPEPASSALSEAEKEDAAPAGKS; translated from the coding sequence ATGAACACGCCTTCCGCAATGCCGACGCCGACGCCAGCGCCAACGGCCGCGCCGGCCGTGTCCAAGCCCAAGGTGCTGGAAGAGATCGACTGGGCCAGCAAGCAATACCTGATCGTCGACGACTTCGTCGGCATCCGCCAGCTGCTGCGCGAGAGCCTGCGCAGCCTTGGCGCGCGCAATATCGACCAGGCCTCGAGCGGCGGCGAAGCCATGGGCCTGCTCAACAAGCTGCGCTACGACGTGGTGCTGTGCGACTACAACCTGGGCGAGGGCAAGAACGGCCAGCAGGTGCTCGAAGAAGCGCGCATGCGCCAGCTCCTGATGCCGTCCTCGGTGTTCGTGATGGTGTCGGCCGAGAAGAGCGTGGAGTCGGTGATGGGCGCGGCCGAGCACCAGCCGGACGCCTACCTGGTCAAGCCGATCACCGAAGGCGTGCTGCTCACGCGCCTGAACCGCGTGTGGCGCCGCAAGCAGATCTTCCGCCTGATCGACCAGGCCTTCATCGAGAAGGATTACCTGCGCGCGGCGCGCCTGTGCGACGAGCAGATCGCCGCCAACCGGGTGCACGAGATCGAGCTGCTGCGCATGAAGGCGCGCATGCTCGAACGCAGCGGCCAGCCGGCGCGCGCGCGCGAGGTGTACGAAAAAGTGCTGGCCCAGCGCGAATACCACTGGGCGCGCGCGGGCCTGGGCAAGATCCGCATGGCCGACGGCGACTTCGAGCAGGCGCGCCAGATGTTCCAGACCGTGATCGCCGAGAACCGCCACTACATCGACGCCTACGACCAGCTGGCCAGGGCCTACCAGGGCATGGGCCAGCACGAAGAGGCGGCCGCGGTGCTCGAGCGCGCCGCCAAGCTGTCGCCCAACTCGGTGCCGCGCCAGCGCCACCTGGGCCAGGCCGCCCTGCGACTGGGGAACGTGCCGATGGCCGAGAAGGCCTTCCGCAAATGCCTGGTGATCGGCGAGTATTCGATCCGCAAGGCGCCGGACGACTATCTCGGCCTGGCGCGCGTGTGCGGCCTGAAGGGCAATACCAAGGACGCGCTGCAACTGCTGTTGCTGGCCCAGCGCGAATTCGGCAGCGAGCACGAACACATGGTGCTGCGCGCGAAGATCACCGAAGGCCACGTTTACCACGAAAGCGGCGACTACCTGAACGCGCGCCGTGCCGGCGACGAGCTCGAGGGGATGCTGCAGGCCGACCCCAAACGGCCCGGCACCGCGATCTGCATCGAGATGGCGACCCTGCTGTTCGCGGTCGGCGTCAAGGGCACCCCGAATGAGGTGCTGGCCCATGTGATCCGCAACAACCACGACAATACCCTGCTGCAGGACGAAGTGCAGAAGATCTTCGACCGCGCGCGCCTGCCGGACGAAGGCGCGCAGATCATCCGCACCGCGCGCAAGGAGGCGGTGGACCTGATGAACCAGGGCGTGGTGTTGTGGAAGACCGGCAAGCTGCCCGACGCCGTCCAATGGATGCGCAAGGCGCGCGAGCGCTTGCCGGACAACGTCCGGGTGCTGTTCAACGCGGTGCAGATCCTGATCTCGCACATGCAGCAGCGCGGCTACGATCCCGAACTCGAGCTCGAGGCGCGCGAGGTGCTGGAGCATGTCGACAAGCTGCAGCCGGGCCAGCAGCGTTTCGCGCAGTTGATGGAGCAGCTGGGCGCGCTGCAGCCGAAGCCGGAACCGGCCAGTTCGGCGCTGTCCGAGGCGGAGAAGGAGGACGCTGCGCCTGCCGGCAAGTCGTGA
- a CDS encoding NAD-dependent epimerase/dehydratase family protein, with amino-acid sequence MNEAIPRKPFKRLLLTGAGGGLGTLLRERIKPWAEVVRLSDVRDIPAAGDGEEVVRCDLADRGAVLDLLEGVDAVLHFGGVSVEEEVDRIVQANIVGLHHLYEAVHKKGIRRVIYASSSHVVGFYPTTQRVDATMPLRPDCIYGVSKCFGEALSRYYYDRFGIETVCLRIGSSFPEPRNARMMTTFLAHDDLVELVRCALFTPRVGHTITFGVSDNKVSWWDNRHAAHLGYEARHSSTAFAERFPQDGNWPPADEITATYQGGPFVLAGPIYKD; translated from the coding sequence ATGAACGAAGCGATCCCGCGCAAGCCTTTCAAACGTCTGTTGCTGACCGGCGCCGGAGGCGGCCTCGGCACGCTGCTGCGCGAGCGCATCAAGCCGTGGGCCGAGGTGGTGCGCCTGTCCGACGTGCGCGACATCCCTGCCGCCGGCGACGGCGAGGAAGTGGTGCGCTGCGACCTGGCTGACCGCGGCGCCGTGCTGGACCTGCTCGAGGGCGTGGATGCGGTGCTGCACTTCGGCGGCGTGTCGGTCGAGGAAGAAGTCGACCGGATCGTGCAGGCCAATATCGTCGGCCTGCACCACCTGTACGAGGCCGTGCACAAGAAGGGCATCAGGCGCGTGATCTATGCCAGCTCGAGCCACGTGGTCGGCTTCTACCCCACCACCCAGCGCGTCGACGCCACCATGCCGCTGCGCCCGGACTGCATCTACGGCGTCTCCAAATGCTTCGGCGAGGCGCTGTCGCGCTACTACTACGATCGCTTCGGCATCGAGACCGTGTGCCTGCGCATCGGCTCGTCCTTCCCCGAGCCGCGCAACGCGCGCATGATGACGACCTTCCTGGCCCACGACGACCTGGTCGAACTGGTGCGTTGCGCCCTGTTCACGCCGCGCGTCGGCCACACGATCACCTTCGGCGTCTCGGACAACAAGGTCAGCTGGTGGGACAACCGCCATGCCGCCCACCTGGGGTATGAAGCACGGCACAGCTCCACCGCCTTCGCCGAACGCTTTCCGCAAGACGGCAACTGGCCGCCGGCCGACGAGATCACCGCTACTTACCAGGGCGGTCCGTTCGTGCTGGCCGGGCCGATCTACAAGGACTGA
- a CDS encoding LacI family DNA-binding transcriptional regulator — translation MKSSAPTIRDVAAAAQVSTATVSKYINGAQRFSPKVEAALDEAIAALGYKSNPLAKSMITGRTNTIGLSVLDINNPHFSSILKGANRVAHEQEYSVLLVDTEETPSRERRTLEDLSRRVDGMIVFSRMREHEMGWMANIDKPLVFFGSLNELPIPTVASDDHGGAFMLAQHLRMLGHKRIAYLGFSRSRRDEERLGGIRECLDAAGIALSVHDGENPSMAEGERMCSGVVLGPQRPDAVICYNDLMALGFMKECANLGLSIPRDLSVVGFDNIAYGKYVTPALTTVDLQSERMGATAMTKLLAVIRGEQVEKLTKVAPQLVLRASTQARGA, via the coding sequence ATGAAGAGTTCCGCACCGACCATCCGCGACGTCGCCGCCGCCGCCCAGGTATCCACCGCCACGGTGTCGAAGTACATCAACGGTGCGCAGCGCTTTTCGCCCAAGGTCGAAGCGGCGCTCGACGAAGCCATCGCGGCCCTCGGCTATAAATCGAATCCGCTGGCCAAGTCGATGATTACCGGCCGCACCAATACCATCGGGTTGTCGGTGCTGGACATTAACAATCCCCACTTCAGCAGCATCCTCAAGGGCGCCAACCGGGTCGCGCACGAGCAGGAGTATTCGGTCCTGCTGGTCGATACCGAAGAAACCCCGAGCCGCGAGCGGCGCACGCTGGAAGACCTGAGCCGGCGCGTGGATGGCATGATCGTGTTCTCGCGCATGCGCGAGCACGAGATGGGCTGGATGGCGAACATCGACAAGCCGCTGGTGTTCTTCGGTTCGCTGAACGAACTGCCGATTCCGACGGTGGCCAGCGACGACCACGGCGGCGCCTTCATGCTGGCCCAGCACCTGCGCATGCTGGGCCACAAACGCATTGCCTACCTGGGCTTTTCGCGCTCGCGGCGCGACGAGGAGCGCCTGGGCGGCATCCGCGAATGCCTCGACGCCGCCGGCATCGCGCTCAGCGTGCACGACGGCGAGAATCCGTCGATGGCGGAGGGCGAGCGCATGTGCTCGGGCGTGGTGCTCGGCCCCCAGCGGCCGGACGCCGTGATCTGCTACAACGACCTGATGGCCCTGGGCTTCATGAAGGAGTGCGCCAACCTGGGCCTGTCGATCCCGCGCGACCTGTCGGTGGTCGGCTTCGACAATATCGCCTATGGCAAGTACGTGACGCCGGCGCTCACCACCGTCGACCTGCAGAGCGAGCGTATGGGCGCGACGGCGATGACCAAGCTGCTGGCGGTGATCCGCGGCGAACAGGTCGAGAAACTCACCAAGGTCGCGCCGCAACTGGTGCTGCGCGCGTCGACCCAGGCCCGAGGCGCCTAG
- a CDS encoding TonB-dependent receptor yields MDKNKIEGFNIAVKPLAAVVALAVAQWALPVHAQELAEGQQDATGLQSVVVTANKRVEKLENVPMAISVISEAELQRNNVREIEDIVALTPSLTQASGTTAANNALFMRGIGTVSVGIGVESDVSVILDDIPIAVQFQAFRDLADVARVEVLKGPQSTLFGKSAVAGAINIVTKPISGPVTYRGSAYYTDDKEWRLAASVGGRMTDTFGMRIAVNKSDMPGNFTNLTTGEKVNGSSGKTMMAKFSWTPIKNLDIDFMPQYNEQENTRGVTAVNGFYRTTGSAAAGNLERIPVDISTAYMNGNPQLPASLVLAGIDPTNPNNRYVRRDAPTGISSRTHGAGLKLSYTLPNDATLMSISSYQRYKANDSRDQDFTDVPTIARPGETRFSVGNLQFGTYDITSKTQELRLVSPDAGNFRYVAGLWWARNEIERHFIRGFCVAPAVCAANSPSSPTNYYTDIYNVNKAVFGQATWDFAPTWTLVMGARRNLEESGFNYERNFYTDQLDRSTFVPGPVGKDVFSSSDNEDWATTGKLSIQKQLNREWMVYAMTATGHKGKAYDVTSGLQASAAFPVDPEKSRTYELGTKANLLNNRLSIAATVYHTDFRHYQQNTSFVLPDDPTIYTQLNSIPKIRTRGFEIDANMLLASNWSMNASLAYTRPTIEDWKNGPCYQDNTNPVIPGTGAGEGGSLGGWNRDCFAIRPGATTGVQDLSGGIFPGTPKVKVNIGSNYDIRFPSLPFGAFINGNVRYQSDYQTNINNDPRSVNDSYTIADLGFGIRDNKDRYRLSFQIKNLFDRFYIPNANASGPSFRAGPTSTSPSITVNSWVPPRDVFRYFSAKLDVKF; encoded by the coding sequence TTGGACAAGAACAAAATCGAAGGTTTCAACATCGCGGTGAAACCGCTGGCGGCAGTCGTGGCGCTCGCCGTCGCGCAATGGGCCTTGCCCGTGCACGCCCAGGAGCTCGCGGAAGGGCAGCAGGATGCGACCGGGTTGCAGTCGGTGGTCGTCACCGCCAACAAGCGCGTCGAAAAACTGGAAAACGTGCCGATGGCGATTTCCGTCATCTCGGAGGCCGAGCTGCAGCGCAATAACGTGCGCGAGATCGAGGACATCGTGGCGCTGACGCCTTCACTGACCCAGGCCTCGGGCACCACTGCCGCCAACAACGCGCTGTTCATGCGCGGCATCGGCACCGTCTCGGTGGGCATCGGCGTGGAATCGGACGTCTCGGTGATCCTCGACGACATCCCGATCGCAGTGCAGTTCCAGGCCTTCCGCGACCTGGCCGACGTGGCCCGGGTCGAAGTGCTGAAGGGGCCGCAGAGCACCCTGTTCGGCAAGTCGGCGGTGGCCGGCGCGATCAATATCGTGACCAAGCCGATCTCGGGGCCCGTTACCTATCGCGGCAGCGCCTACTACACCGACGACAAGGAATGGCGCCTGGCCGCCTCGGTGGGCGGCCGCATGACCGACACCTTCGGCATGCGCATCGCCGTCAACAAGAGCGATATGCCGGGTAACTTCACCAACCTGACCACCGGCGAGAAGGTCAACGGTTCGTCGGGCAAGACCATGATGGCCAAGTTCTCCTGGACCCCGATCAAGAACCTCGACATCGACTTCATGCCGCAGTATAACGAGCAGGAGAACACGCGCGGCGTGACGGCGGTGAACGGCTTCTATCGCACCACCGGCTCGGCCGCCGCCGGCAACCTGGAACGCATCCCGGTCGATATCTCGACCGCCTACATGAATGGCAACCCGCAGCTGCCGGCGTCGCTGGTCCTGGCCGGCATCGACCCGACCAACCCGAACAACCGCTACGTGCGGCGCGACGCCCCGACCGGCATCTCGTCGCGCACCCACGGCGCCGGCCTCAAATTGTCGTACACGCTGCCCAACGATGCGACCCTGATGTCGATCTCGTCCTACCAGCGCTACAAGGCCAACGACTCGCGCGACCAGGACTTCACCGACGTACCGACCATCGCCCGGCCCGGCGAGACCCGGTTCTCGGTCGGGAACCTCCAGTTCGGCACCTACGACATCACCTCGAAGACCCAGGAGCTGCGCCTGGTGTCGCCGGACGCCGGCAACTTCAGGTACGTGGCCGGCCTGTGGTGGGCGCGTAACGAGATCGAGCGCCATTTCATCCGCGGCTTCTGCGTGGCGCCTGCGGTCTGCGCCGCCAACTCGCCATCGAGCCCGACCAACTACTACACCGACATCTACAACGTGAACAAGGCGGTGTTCGGCCAGGCGACCTGGGACTTCGCGCCGACCTGGACCCTGGTGATGGGTGCGCGCCGCAACCTGGAAGAATCGGGCTTCAACTACGAGCGCAACTTCTACACCGACCAGCTGGACCGCTCGACCTTCGTGCCCGGCCCGGTCGGCAAGGACGTGTTCTCGAGCAGCGACAACGAAGACTGGGCCACCACCGGCAAGCTCAGTATCCAGAAGCAGCTCAATCGCGAATGGATGGTGTATGCCATGACCGCCACCGGCCACAAGGGCAAGGCGTATGATGTGACCAGCGGCCTGCAGGCCTCGGCCGCGTTCCCGGTCGATCCCGAGAAGAGCCGCACCTACGAGCTCGGGACCAAGGCCAACCTGCTCAATAACCGCCTGTCGATCGCGGCCACCGTGTACCACACCGACTTCAGGCACTACCAGCAGAACACGTCCTTCGTGCTGCCGGACGACCCGACCATCTATACGCAACTGAACTCGATTCCGAAGATCCGCACGCGCGGCTTCGAGATCGACGCCAATATGCTGCTGGCCTCGAACTGGTCGATGAACGCCTCGTTGGCCTATACCCGGCCGACGATCGAGGACTGGAAGAACGGCCCCTGCTACCAGGACAACACCAATCCGGTGATCCCGGGCACCGGCGCGGGCGAGGGTGGTTCGCTGGGCGGCTGGAACCGCGACTGCTTCGCGATCCGTCCCGGCGCCACCACCGGCGTGCAGGACCTGTCGGGCGGCATCTTCCCGGGCACGCCGAAGGTCAAGGTCAATATCGGCAGCAACTACGACATCCGCTTCCCGTCGCTGCCGTTCGGCGCCTTCATCAACGGCAATGTGCGCTACCAAAGCGACTACCAGACCAATATCAACAACGATCCGCGCTCGGTCAACGACAGCTACACGATCGCCGACCTGGGCTTCGGCATCCGCGACAACAAGGACCGCTATCGCCTGAGCTTCCAGATCAAGAACCTGTTCGACCGTTTCTACATCCCGAACGCGAACGCCAGCGGTCCGAGCTTCCGCGCCGGCCCGACCTCGACCTCGCCGTCGATCACGGTCAACAGCTGGGTGCCGCCGCGCGATGTGTTCCGTTACTTCAGCGCGAAGCTCGACGTCAAGTTCTGA
- the mnmC gene encoding FAD-dependent 5-carboxymethylaminomethyl-2-thiouridine(34) oxidoreductase MnmC gives MTANATAAAGAADMLVQDHWRGRARYTVFDSDGSHVEALVDAWRLDAQRPARLHVVALTDRMQPGFHRIPQADAGLTLDLVAAPLDTALAELNAHPDFIYLDGAQGTAFVRPLARLTALGARLEAHGLDAEQRAALAAQGFIFDENGATFSTRKPRLPSTPEPERRALVLGAGLAGCAAAARLCARGWQVTLIERHPQVAMEASGNLAGIFMPLLSRDDNIPTRLTRAAYLYALRLWEQLGGIGRAFDGEQCGVLQLSRDTGHAAVSRAIAGLGRVPSDFARWLEAPEAESLLGLPAPDGGWLFPQGGWARPGSVCEALLASCGDRLARRFDAGDVTLERAGDEWIARGRDGAILGQAPTVVLASGAGARHMAQSADLPLQALRGQVTHLAPEHAPQLPLVLCREAYLTPSAHGITCAGATYDLDDDPRLRAASQEENVARLRGLVSDPQAAAGAPLAGRVGFRCVAPDRLPLVGRLPDFAAAGATERLRDVTRHPGLHGLLGYASRGLIWAPLAAELLAAQLEGEPLPLEMALVDALDPARFVLRARRNSRHPAPNATDFGP, from the coding sequence ATGACCGCGAATGCCACTGCCGCAGCCGGCGCCGCTGACATGCTGGTGCAGGACCACTGGCGCGGCCGCGCGCGCTACACCGTCTTCGACAGTGACGGCAGCCATGTCGAAGCACTGGTCGACGCCTGGCGCCTGGATGCGCAGCGGCCCGCGCGCCTGCATGTGGTGGCGCTCACCGACCGCATGCAGCCTGGCTTTCACCGCATCCCGCAGGCCGATGCAGGATTGACGCTCGACCTGGTCGCGGCGCCCCTGGATACCGCGCTGGCCGAGTTGAATGCCCATCCCGATTTCATCTATCTGGATGGCGCCCAGGGCACGGCCTTCGTCCGACCCCTGGCGCGCCTGACGGCGCTCGGCGCGCGGCTGGAGGCGCATGGCCTCGACGCCGAACAGCGCGCGGCGCTGGCGGCCCAGGGCTTCATTTTCGACGAGAACGGCGCGACTTTCTCGACCCGCAAGCCGCGCCTGCCGTCGACGCCCGAACCCGAGCGGCGCGCGCTGGTGCTGGGCGCTGGCCTGGCCGGCTGCGCCGCCGCGGCCCGGCTGTGCGCGCGCGGCTGGCAGGTCACCCTGATCGAACGCCATCCGCAAGTGGCCATGGAAGCCTCGGGCAACCTGGCCGGCATCTTCATGCCGCTGCTCTCGCGCGACGACAATATTCCAACCCGCCTGACGCGCGCCGCCTACCTGTATGCGCTGCGCCTGTGGGAACAACTGGGCGGGATAGGCCGCGCCTTCGACGGTGAGCAGTGCGGCGTGCTGCAGTTGTCACGGGATACCGGCCATGCGGCCGTCTCGCGCGCGATCGCCGGCTTGGGCAGGGTGCCGTCCGACTTCGCGCGCTGGCTCGAGGCGCCGGAGGCAGAATCGCTGCTCGGCCTGCCCGCGCCGGACGGCGGCTGGCTGTTTCCGCAAGGCGGCTGGGCGCGTCCGGGGAGCGTGTGCGAGGCGCTGCTGGCTTCCTGCGGCGATCGCTTGGCGCGGCGCTTCGATGCCGGCGACGTGACGCTGGAACGCGCGGGCGACGAGTGGATCGCGCGTGGCCGCGATGGCGCCATCCTTGGCCAGGCGCCGACCGTGGTCCTGGCCAGCGGCGCCGGCGCCCGCCACATGGCGCAGAGCGCCGACCTGCCGCTGCAGGCGCTGCGCGGCCAGGTGACGCACCTGGCGCCAGAACACGCGCCGCAACTGCCGCTGGTGCTGTGCCGCGAAGCCTACCTGACCCCGTCCGCCCACGGCATCACCTGTGCCGGCGCTACTTATGACCTGGACGACGACCCGCGCCTGCGCGCCGCCAGCCAGGAAGAAAACGTCGCGCGCCTGCGCGGCCTGGTGTCCGATCCGCAGGCCGCCGCCGGCGCACCGCTGGCCGGCAGGGTGGGTTTCCGCTGCGTGGCGCCGGACCGCCTGCCGCTGGTCGGCCGCCTGCCCGATTTCGCCGCCGCGGGCGCCACCGAGCGCCTCCGCGACGTGACGCGTCATCCGGGCCTGCACGGCTTGCTGGGCTATGCCTCGCGCGGCCTGATCTGGGCGCCGTTGGCGGCCGAATTGCTGGCTGCCCAGCTGGAGGGGGAGCCGCTGCCGCTCGAGATGGCCCTGGTCGATGCCCTCGACCCGGCCCGCTTCGTGCTGCGCGCCCGGCGCAACAGCCGCCATCCGGCACCGAACGCCACCGATTTCGGCCCTTGA
- a CDS encoding sensor histidine kinase, with protein sequence MEDAQHSPELFLFLASTAHDMKNSISVVSGTLERLLDGGSPETEKAYAQMAQMLYQTRRLNDNLMQLLALYKQVGKPAYPFDVQPIEVGQLVEQVVAIERVLLESRGVSLELDVDPELIAHVDEDLIVGVVSHAINNALHYTRDRIRLSAREVDGDLEIRVEDNGKGFPPALLAAGTPGSGDSGVNFVTNSAGLGLYFSGEVARMHRHRERHGAVRLENGGPLGGGCFILTLP encoded by the coding sequence ATGGAAGACGCACAACATTCGCCCGAGCTGTTCCTGTTCCTGGCGTCGACCGCGCACGATATGAAGAACTCGATCAGCGTCGTTTCCGGCACGCTGGAGCGCCTGCTCGACGGCGGCTCGCCCGAGACCGAGAAAGCGTATGCGCAGATGGCGCAGATGCTGTACCAGACGCGCCGCCTGAACGACAACCTGATGCAGCTGCTGGCGCTGTACAAGCAGGTTGGCAAGCCTGCCTATCCGTTCGACGTCCAGCCGATCGAGGTCGGGCAACTGGTCGAGCAGGTGGTGGCCATCGAGCGCGTGCTGCTCGAATCGCGCGGCGTCTCCCTTGAACTCGACGTCGATCCCGAGCTGATCGCCCACGTCGACGAAGACCTGATCGTGGGCGTGGTCTCGCACGCCATCAACAATGCGCTGCACTACACGCGCGACCGTATCCGGCTGTCGGCGCGCGAGGTGGACGGCGATCTCGAGATCCGGGTCGAGGATAATGGCAAGGGCTTTCCACCCGCGCTGCTGGCGGCCGGCACGCCCGGCAGCGGCGACAGCGGCGTCAACTTCGTGACCAATAGCGCCGGCCTGGGGCTGTACTTCTCGGGCGAGGTGGCGCGCATGCACCGCCACCGCGAGCGCCATGGCGCGGTACGGCTCGAGAACGGCGGCCCGCTTGGCGGCGGCTGCTTTATCCTGACCCTGCCATGA
- a CDS encoding glycoside hydrolase family 88 protein, with product MTRYPSVGTAAARLVVALSLAGAATCAMAQETVSQLVQRSFDTAAVQYGGLLDKVQRKPGFPRTTDKGEVVLVGPGDWTAGFFPGSLWYLYEHTGDTRWRLAAADYTARTAPAKFDKSQHDLGFMLGAGYGNGYRLTGDPAYRDALLAGATTLVTRFNPKVGSIQSWDLWKNSTWAFPVIVDNLMNLELLTWAARSAVEPRYREVAVTHADTTLRNHFRPDGSSYHLVDYDPQTGKIRSRVTVQGNADASSWARGQAWALYGYTMMYRETKKEDYLRQAHKIASFFMQHPRLPADKVPYWDFDDPAIPNAPRDSSAAAIVASSLLELASFSSAEQGRAYRAFAEAQLRSLASTAYLASGADNGGFLLKHATGHKPAGKEIDVPLNYGDYYFLEALLRLKRAPADR from the coding sequence ATGACACGCTACCCATCCGTGGGGACGGCTGCCGCGCGCCTCGTCGTCGCGCTTTCGCTGGCAGGCGCCGCCACCTGCGCCATGGCCCAGGAAACCGTTTCACAACTGGTCCAGCGCAGCTTCGATACCGCGGCCGTGCAGTACGGCGGCCTGCTCGACAAGGTCCAGCGCAAGCCGGGCTTCCCGCGCACCACCGACAAGGGCGAGGTGGTGCTGGTCGGCCCGGGCGACTGGACCGCTGGCTTCTTCCCCGGCTCGCTGTGGTACCTGTACGAACACACCGGCGACACCAGATGGCGCCTGGCCGCTGCCGACTACACGGCGCGCACCGCGCCGGCCAAGTTCGACAAGAGCCAGCACGACCTCGGCTTCATGCTGGGCGCCGGCTACGGCAACGGCTACCGCCTGACGGGCGACCCGGCCTACCGCGACGCGCTGCTGGCCGGCGCCACTACCCTCGTCACCCGCTTCAATCCGAAGGTCGGCAGCATCCAGTCGTGGGACCTGTGGAAGAACAGCACCTGGGCCTTCCCGGTCATCGTCGACAACCTGATGAACCTGGAGCTGCTCACCTGGGCCGCGCGCAGCGCCGTCGAGCCGCGCTACCGCGAGGTCGCGGTCACGCACGCCGACACCACCTTGCGCAATCACTTCCGCCCGGACGGCTCGAGCTACCACCTGGTCGACTACGACCCGCAGACCGGCAAGATCCGCAGCCGCGTCACGGTGCAGGGGAACGCCGATGCCTCGTCGTGGGCGCGCGGCCAAGCCTGGGCCCTGTACGGCTACACCATGATGTACCGCGAGACGAAAAAAGAGGACTACCTGCGCCAGGCGCACAAGATCGCCTCCTTCTTCATGCAGCATCCGCGCCTGCCGGCCGACAAGGTGCCCTACTGGGACTTCGACGACCCCGCCATCCCGAACGCGCCGCGCGACAGCTCGGCCGCCGCCATCGTCGCTTCCAGCCTGCTGGAACTGGCATCGTTCTCGAGCGCGGAGCAGGGGCGCGCCTACCGCGCCTTCGCCGAAGCGCAGCTGCGCAGCCTGGCTTCTACAGCCTACCTGGCCAGCGGCGCCGACAACGGCGGCTTCCTGCTCAAGCACGCGACCGGCCACAAGCCGGCCGGGAAGGAAATCGACGTGCCCCTCAATTATGGGGATTACTACTTTCTCGAAGCATTGCTGCGCCTGAAGCGCGCGCCGGCAGATCGTTGA